Proteins encoded in a region of the Zea mays cultivar B73 chromosome 4, Zm-B73-REFERENCE-NAM-5.0, whole genome shotgun sequence genome:
- the LOC100136880 gene encoding respiratory burst oxidase-like protein D (The RefSeq protein has 1 substitution compared to this genomic sequence): MHNPRPGGGDIVEMSSSATAEGRVIPHSGPLSKKSGARKSARFAESVSAPLSAPPPRASANNNNNNDDDDYVEITLDVRDDSVAVHSVKPAHGGGAGAGAGAGGDDPDVTLLARTLESRRSSSYGHSVIRNASSRIKQVSQELRRIASINRRGAAGPRIDRSKSAAAHALKGLKFISKAEGAAGWEAVERRFDKLAENGLLHRSKFGQCIGMKEPEFAGELFDALSRRRNISGDSISKAELLEFWDQISDTSFDGRLQTFFDMVDKDADGRITEEEVKEIITLSASANKLSKITDQAEEYARLIMEELDPGNLGYIELYNLEMLLLQAPSQSVRIGTTNSRNLSQMLSQSLRPTAEPNPLRRWYRRAQYFLEDNWRRVWVMLLWLCICAGLFAWKFIQYRQRYVFQVMGYCVCVAKGGAETLKFNMALILLPVCRNTITWIRNRTAGVGRVVPFDDNLNFHKVVAVGIAVGAGLHIISHLTCDFPRLLHATDAEYAPLGQYFGVPRPPNYWWFVRGTEGWTGLVMLVLMAVAFTLATPWFRRGRIALPGPLRRLTGFNAFWYSHHCFVVVYALLIVHGHYLYLTHKWYKKSTWMYLAVPMVLYACERLTRALRSSVRPVRILKVAVYPGNVLSLHFSKPQGFRYKSGQYIFVNCAAVSPFQWHPFSITSAPQDDYVSVHIRTLGDWTRELKNVFSRVCRPPTEGKSGLLRAEYDRDGSAVANPSFPKVLIDGPYGAPAQDYKQYDIVLLVGLGIGATPMISIIKDIINNMRQLDGGGDLEASDASSSSSSMASFRTRRAYFYWVTREQGSFEWFRGVMDEVAETDRKGVIELHNYCTSVYEEGDARSALIAMLQSLNHAKHGVDVVSGTRVKTHFARPNWRNVYKRIALNHQNQRVGVFYCGAPVLTKELRELAQDFSRKTNTKFEFHKENF; this comes from the exons ATGCATAACCCCAGGCCGGGCGGCGGGGACATCGTCGAGATGTCGTCGTCCGCCACCGCCGAGGGGCGGGTGATCCCGCACAGCGGCCCGCTGAGCAAGAAGTCGGGCGCCCGGAAGAGCGCGCGGTTCGCGGAGTCCGTGTCGGCGCCGCtgtccgcgccgccgccgcgcgcctccgccaacaacaacaacaacaacgacgacgacgactacgtggAGATCACCCTCGACGTGCGCGACGACTCGGTGGCGGTGCACAGCGTCAAGCCCGCccacggcggcggcgccggcgccggcgccggcgcgggCGGCGACGACCCGGACGTGACGCTGCTGGCGCGCACGCTCGAGAGCCGGCGCTCCTCGTCCTACGGCCACTCCGTCATCCGGAACGCCTCGTCGCGGATCAAGCAGGTGTCGCAGGAGCTCCGCCGCATCGCCTCCATCAACCGCCGCGGCGCCGCGGGGCCCCGGATCGACCGCTCCAAGTCCGCCGCCGCGCACGCGCTCAAGGGGCTCAAGTTCATCAGCAAGGCCGAGGGCGCCGCCGGATGGGAGGCCGTCGAGAGGCGCTTCGACAAGCTCGCCGAGAACGGCCTCCTCCACCGGTCCAAGTTCGGCCAGTGCATCG GGATGAAGGAGCCGGAGTTCGCCGGCGAGCTGTTCGACGCGCTGTCGCGGCGCCGCAACATCTCCGGCGACAGCATCAGCAAGGCGGAGCTGCTCGAGTTCTGGGACCAAATCTCCGACACCAGCTTCGACGGCCGGCTGCAGACGTTCTTCGACAT GGTGGACAAGGACGCCGACGGAAGGATCACCGAGGAGGAGGTCAAAGAG ATCATCACGCTGAGCGCGTCGGCGAACAAGCTTTCGAAGATCACGGATCAGGCGGAGGAGTACGCCCGGCTGATCATGGAGGAGCTGGACCCGGGCAACCTGGGCTACATCGAGCTGTACAACCTGGAGATGCTGCTCCTGCAGGCGCCGAGCCAGTCGGTGCGCATCGGCACGACCAACAGCCGGAACCTGAGCCAGATGCTGAGCCAGAGCCTCCGTCCGACGGCGGAGCCGAACCCTCTCCGGCGGTGGTACCGGCGCGCGCAGTACTTCCTGGAGGACAACTGGCGGCGCGTGTGGGTGATGCTTCTGTGGCTGTGCATCTGCGCGGGGCTGTTCGCCTGGAAGTTCATCCAGTACCGGCAGCGCTACGTGTTCCAGGTGATGGGGTACTGCGTGTGCGTGGCCAAGGGCGGCGCGGAGACGCTCAAGTTCAACATGGCGCTGATCCTGCTCCCGGTGTGCCGGAACACCATCACCTGGATCCGCAACCGCACCGCCGGCGTGGGGCGCGTGGTGCCCTTCGACGACAACCTCAACTTCCACAAGGTGGTGGCGGTGGGCATCGCGGTCGGGGCCGGGCTGCACATCATCTCCCACCTGACGTGCGACTTCCCGCGGCTGCTCCACGCCACGGACGCCGAGTACGCGCCGCTGGGGCAGTACTTCGGGGTGCCCCGCCCGCCCAACTACTGGTGGTTCGTGCGCGGCACGGAGGGGTGGACGGGGCTGGTGATGCTGGTGCTCATGGCCGTGGCGTTCACCCTGGCGACGCCGTGGTTCCGGCGGGGCCGCATCGCGCTGCCTGGCCCGCTGCGGCGGCTGACGGGGTTCAACGCGTTCTGGTACTCGCACCACTGCTTCGTGGTGGTGTACGCGCTGCTGATCGTGCACGGGCACTACCTGTACCTGACGCACAAGTGGTACAAGAAGTCGACGTGGATGTACCTGGCCGTGCCCATGGTGCTGTACGCGTGCGAGCGCCTCACCAGGGCGCTGCGCTCCAGCGTCAGGCCCGTCAGGATCCTCAAGGTGGCCGTGTACCCGGGCAACGTCCTCTCGCTCCACTTCTCCAAGCCGCAGGGCTTCCGCTACAAGAGCGGGCAGTACATCTTCGTCAACTGCGCCGCCGTGTCGCCGTTCCAGTG GCACCCGTTCTCCATCACGTCGGCCCCGCAGGACGACTACGTGAGCGTCCACATCAGGACGCTGGGCGACTGGACCCGCGAGCTCAAGAACGTCTTCTCAAGG GTGTGCCGGCCGCCGACGGAGGGCAAGAGCGGGCTGCTCCGCGCCGAGTACGACCGCGACGGCAGCGCCGTGGCCAACCCGAG CTTCCCCAAGGTGCTGATCGACGGGCCGTACGGCGCGCCGGCGCAGGACTACAAGCAGTACGACATCGTGCTGCTGGTGGGGCTAGGCATCGGCGCCACGCCCATGATCTCCATCATCAAGGACATCATCAACAACATGAGGCAGCTGGACGGCGGCGGCGACCTGGAGGCCTCGGACGcgtcggcgtcgtcgtcgtcgatgGCCTCGTTCCGCACCCGGCGTGCCTACTTCTACTGGGTGACCCGGGAGCAGGGGTCCTTCGAGTGGTTCCGCGGCGTGATGGACGAGGTGGCGGAGACGGACAGGAAGGGCGTCATCGAGCTGCACAACTACTGCACCAGCGTGTACGAGGAAGGGGACGCCCGGTCCGCGCTCATCGCCATGCTCCAGTCGCTCAACCACGCCAAGCACGGCGTCGACGTGGTGTCCGGCACCCGCGTCAAGACCCACTTCGCCAGGCCTAACTGGCGCAACGTCTACAAGCGCATCGCGCTCAACCACCAGAACCAGCGCGTCG GAGTGTTCTACTGCGGCGCCCCGGTGCTGACCAAGGAGCTGCGCGAGCTGGCGCAGGACTTCTCGCGGAAGACCAACACCAAGTTCGAGTTCCACAAGGAGAacttctag